The genomic interval GTATCAGAAAGGGATTGGGATGAACCGTAAATGAAAAACCATCCTCGCTGTCGGCCCTGCCGATGATGGAGCGCCCGTTCAGCAGATGCGACCTGAAAAGCATAATGTAACGGTCGTTGTGTTTGACGATGCCCGCATTGTGAACAGTAGCTACCGGATACGGCACATCCTTTTTTGTCAGGATGGGATTTTTTTTAAACCGTTTGATGACTGGATGATGCATTTTCATATGGATTTGTCCTGTAAAATCATTTCATAGACCTTTATATATTCCGCGATCATGCGGTCGACTGTGAAATGCCGCTCAACATGGCGACGACAGGTTGCGCGGTCAATCTCTCTAATACGTCCAACCGTCTTAACAGCCTCGTCCACAGTGTTGACCAAAAAACCACTTTTGCCGTTTTCGATAAGTTCAGGCATGCTGCCCCTATCAAAGGCGATCACAGGCGTACCGCAGGCCATGGATTCGATCACAGACAGACCGAAAGGCTCATCAAACTGTATCGGGTGCAATAGCGCGCAGGCTTTGCCGAGCAGCCGGTTGCGCTCAACGGGTCCGACGCTGCCGATATAAACCACCTTGTCGTTGTCTATGTGAGGGGCGACATATTGGTTATAGTAAGCCTGGTCCTGGATGATACCCGCCATTATCAGCTTTTTACTGCAGGCCCCGGCGATTTCGATCGCTTGCCGGACGCCCTTGTCATTGTGAATGCGCCCGAAAAACAGCAGGGTGTCGTCCGGAGCAGGCTGAAAATCAAACTGCCGGACATCAATGCCGTGATGGATGGTTTTGATATAATCAAGATCCGGCGATCGATCGGCATCGCTGATGGAAACATAAAACGCCTTGCCGTTGTATTTCTTGTAAACCGGCAGAATCCCGGGCGATGA from Desulfobacterales bacterium carries:
- a CDS encoding glycosyltransferase family 4 protein, which gives rise to MHIAILSPIAWRTPPRHYGPWESVASLLTEGLVLRGHDVTLFATADSRTSGTLHAVCPRGYEEDRALIPKVWESLHISELFEHADAYDMVHNHFDFLPLTYTGLTTTPVVTTIHGFSSPGILPVYKKYNGKAFYVSISDADRSPDLDYIKTIHHGIDVRQFDFQPAPDDTLLFFGRIHNDKGVRQAIEIAGACSKKLIMAGIIQDQAYYNQYVAPHIDNDKVVYIGSVGPVERNRLLGKACALLHPIQFDEPFGLSVIESMACGTPVIAFDRGSMPELIENGKSGFLVNTVDEAVKTVGRIREIDRATCRRHVERHFTVDRMIAEYIKVYEMILQDKSI